The following DNA comes from Rosa rugosa chromosome 5, drRosRugo1.1, whole genome shotgun sequence.
CTTTATTTTTCAGGTATTTGAGTAAACAGTGTGGAGTTATTTAACACAGTCACCTTAAAAATTTACCTACAGTCTCTCCCATGTTCCTTTAGTTGGAGGTTTTCCCCTCATAGACCTCACTCCTTACCTCTCCATCCGATTTCTAACCTTACACCGTGTCTTGTGGTACCCCACTGATATATTTTTCTGGCTCTACCACAAACGGCAATGGGGTAAAAATTATCAATAACAATAATCATCTTTCTTTCCCAAGCTTAAGGTGTAGAGTTTATGCCTCAAATCTGGGTTACGATTCTATTTCAAGAGGCATTTCTCAGTGTCGAACCAATTCCCTAAGGAAAGAAGCCAGCTCTGATTCAATCACAAAGATGACTACACTGAACAGCTTTAATTGTAATAATTTTAGTGTTGAAAAGGTCGTATTGAACAAACATAGTATACAAAAAGACAAATAAGCTTTGCTGTTGAAAGCCAAATAAGCTTGAAAATTGAACGAGACAAGGAATTTTTCAACAAAGCCTCATATTAACAAAAATTTATAAACGCATCCAATGCATCACAAACAGTTATCACCAATTTTTGTACTAAAccacaggaaaaaaaaaaaagcgtagAAGACGGAGCATTAGCACGATCAGACTAATTTGTTTGCTGTTGAAAGCCAAATATTGAAGGAGACGACGGATTTTGTGATAGCTAACTGAGCCGCAAAGAAATTTATACCTGCTCCATCTTCGAGAAACCCTAGAATATCTGAGTCAAGAAACTCGACGGCGATCGACGAATCGGACCACCACGTTGGCCGCCGTACCACTGGAACAACTGCTGATTACCGAGTCGATCGCCACCGCCATCAGATCCCGGACCTACAGATTCGAAAACCTATGGCGCAAACCCTAGCGCCCCTATTGGCCTATTCTGTGATCTCTGCAATTTCTGAAAATGAGAGTGAGAGAGACCGAGACTATCGCTTTTggggcaagttcacccgttgggtcaccaggtcactcactattcactactttttaatgttaatttcgtgccctgggtcacgagcacagtgtatttcgtgtcctgggtcaccctgtacagtgttctgggtcaccatggtgacctgcacagtgtattttgtgccctgggtcacggacacagtgtatttcgtgacctagagaatgaaaatatacactaaaaagcagtgaatagtaggtgacccggtgacccaacgggtgaacttgctcttgtaGGTAAGTCGTTTCGGTGGGCTCTTTTCGAATTTTGGGCTAGGCCTTCACTTTAGTTGTAATGGGCCTGCGGCACTCTCTATATAACTTAGTGGGCCTACGGCGGCTCAAATACCTTGGTAAACAAGTGTACCaacttcagaccaaaaaaaatgcGTACCAACTCCACAGCAAAAAAGAGTAATTAAAcaattggaatttttttttagagaagaaACTTCATTCATAATGAAAGATTATAATGTGATAGAACAAAATTTTGCCCACACTAGACTTCAAATTGAACGTCTATACTGACACACTGTTTGAGCCAAGGAGACCCCGACTCTAAGCATATCAAAGACTGACTAATTAATAAGACTTTTTTGCAAGAGGATGGGCAACTTTATTACCCTCTCATTTTACAaattgtcaactacaaacttcaaAAGACTTGACTTCATCTAAAATACTGCCTTCCGAACCAAATCTTCACTCTCGTCATGCAAAGCATTGATAACAATTCAAGCATCACCCTCAATCTCCACTTTCGGAAATCCGACATGAAGAGCAAAGCATAGTCCATGAAGTAATGCTAGGGCTTCAATCGATCTAGGGAAAGAGTCCCAACATGGGGTATTGACGTAGCTCCTTTCAAATGCCCTTGCTCATCTCTAAAAACAACTCCCAATCCACATATTCCTTTCTTAATATCACAGGCCCCATCAAATTCAGCTTTAGACATCCCACAGTAAGAGGATTCGAAGCGACCACAGCATCTCATCTTACACGCACAGCACTAGTAGCAAGTAGCAACTAGCAAGCCTCATAGAAGCAGTACGCTGTGCATTAGGTAGAGCCATAGATGGTGCTTGCATTGCCTGAGCAGTAGATGCCCTTGGAAATTGATAATTatcaatataaaagaaaaaaatatatatttagaggggGTTGATGATAAAATAATTTTAAACACTATTTCTGGACTTAGCCACCTATTTGAtacatttgaattttgaaaaaaataaaaatgaaatgctAAAAGTATACATCACTTAATTTGGCATTAACTGAAAAATCAATGACATCATTAAAGTTCATTGAGAGTAGTTTCTAAAATTTGATGGGGCCGGAAAAAGAGATAACCAATTAGCAATACCATGTGCGCACTTCTTTTTATGTAATTTTCATCATGTGTAGACACATATATGCTTTTATTACTCCAAtctaaaaaaagggaaaaatttGTAAAGGAGAATAAATGAAAATCTGTAAAGGTGAAAAGAGAGTCTGTAAAAGggcaaaagagaaaacaaaatctgAGTTCTTTGACTACTTATCATGTCTCTTTGCTCTAGTATTTAAGCTCAATCCACTTTCTTAAAATTTCAACATACTGAACTGTTCATGTTTCTCTGCTTCCACTCTCAAAATTCCAAAGACTTAATCTCTAGAAACACAATGAAGATTGAGTTGCTGTGGGTTGTACTCTTCACTATCTTAACTattggagaaggaagaagaagtacTAGCAATGCCTGCGATTCCAATGACCTGAAGGGCCTAACCATTTTCAAGTCTAGAATTCATGTCGACACTTCAGGCCGGCTAGATAGTTGGTCCAATGAAACCAGTTGTTGCAAGTGGAAAGGCATTTCTTGTGACAATAGAACAGGCAGAGTCACAGAGATCAATCTACCAGGGTTAATTACAACAGAGGATGCTCCTATCCAAGCCGAAATGAAAGGTTTGCTATCTCCTTCAATAACACTCCTATCCTCTCTAGAGGTCATAGATCTTGGAGAGCTCGCTGGTCTTTCTGGAACAATCCCAACATCCATAGGGTTTCATCTCCCAAATCTCCGAAAGCTTGTTCTCTATGGCAATAGGGTTTGTGGATCAATACCAGAAAGCATTGGTAAGCTGTCAAACCTTGAAGAACTTGTACTGCATGAGAATAGGTTTTCTGGGTCACTCCCACCAAGCCTTGGGAACCTTAAGAATCTAAATAGGCTACTTGTTCAGTCAAACCAATTTGTGGGTAGTATACCTGATTCATTTTCAAATTTGACAAATTTGGTTCATCTTGATCTTTCTAGCAATTCTCTAACTGGTCACTTACCACAGAGAATTGGTCAGCTTCAGGTCTTGAAAGAGCTTGATCTTTCAAGCAATCTTTTGGTTGGGGAAATTCCACCTTCAATGGCTAATTTAACTGCCATTTCAGTCATATCCTTGGACACCAATCATCTTGAGGGACCAATCCCATTTCCATCAAGCTTTGCCCAGATGTATTCTCTTAAGATTTTAAGGCTTCAATCCAATCATCTTACTGGAAAAATACCCTCCACCTTTGGAGAATTGGTCTCTCTCCAAAGACTTTCCCTAGCAGATAACAAGCTTGAGGGAGCAATTCCCTCTAGTTTGGGGAATTTATCGGCTTTGAGTGAGCTATACCTCAGTGGCAACCGCTTCTCTGGCCAAATACCAAAATCAATAGGTCAACTTTCTCAGCTTATATTGTTGAACGTCTCTCATAATCTGATTCAAGGACCACTGCCTTCAGAGATGTCTTCCCTTCGAAATATTGACACACTTGATCTGTCGTTCAACCGTTTAAGCCTCTCCTCCATACCAAAATGTGTTGCGGAATTGCCTACTATTTCCAGGATTTACATGGCAGGATGTGGAATCCAAGGGGAAGTTCCAGAGTTCTTACACAAAACTCCAATACAAGAAGTCGACTTATCTGACAACAATCTTACCGGAAGTATTCCAACTTGGCTCGGAAACCTTTCTCGGCTCTACATATTGAACCTGTCCAAAAACTCACTTGTTTCAAAGATCCCTGACTCGATTACTAACTTGGATCAGTTGGTTGTGATTGATCTCCATGCAAACAAGCTAGCAGGCTCCATAAGTCAAGTTTTCCAGATAAAACAGACATTCCCATTTGAATCATCACTGACGTATGTTGATCTATCTGATAACAGTTTCTCAAGTGGAATCGAGCAAATTGGTGTAAGACCACAACATGGCATTAAGTTTCTCAATTTATCAAGCAACATGTTGCAAGGGAAATTACCAACATCCATACAGAGATTGGAGTCGCTTGAAAGTATGGATTTGAGTACCAACAAGTTAGGTTTCAACTTGCCAGAGGGCTTAGGAAATTTGAGCAAGTTAGAGACGCTCAACTTGCAGAAAAACCGCTTTAACGGCAGCATTCCAAATGGATTTTTGAAGTTAAGAAAACTGAAGAAATTAGGTTTATCAGACAATCTTCTGGTGGGAAAAATCCCAGGAGGCAAACTGAGCGACTTTCCGAAGAGTTCTTACTCCAAAAACAAAGGCTTGTGTGGAAAGCCTCTGAAGCCCTGTAATAAGCACACATGAACGCGTTCGTGTGTTTGGAGACACAAGCTCCAAACATGCCTTTTGATCATAAGATGCTTGGAATAATCATTGTACTTTTTCAAACTAGTCTCCAGGACAAATAATTTGAATGAAATATCTCGTTTTAGCTATTTTTTAAGTAGGTATTGCTTGGTAATTGTGCACCTATTTCTTAATTAGGAAATTGGGAGCTATATCTATGTTAATTATTTACCTCCTGCTTGCTTAGACAACCTTGGCGTCCTTTAATCATATGAAGGAATGTTGCCTTGATCCGTTGCAGAATATGAGAGATTCTATAACTACACACAAGATAACACAGAATTTTCTCTTGAATTTTTGctttattaatgaaattttagatTTACACTGTTCCACAACTTACAGGGTCAAAGGGGATCTTGGGTCAACCCCAGTTGATTGTAGTTCATGTAGTCAATTCCATTCAACCGTATACAACATAAGATCTGCTCTGGCAACTCTTCGGGTTTGTTCCCCTGTTTGGAAAGGCAGATATAAGGTATAGATTAACCATCTTTCAAAAGCCAGCATGAAAAACAGAATAGGAATCATAGGACAAACCTGAATTGTGAGGCCGACATCCAAGATGCAGATCTTCAATCTATCTAGGAATGTTTCAAAACCTTTCCTAGATATATAACTAAATCTGTGCATATCCAAGT
Coding sequences within:
- the LOC133708909 gene encoding LRR receptor-like serine/threonine-protein kinase FLS2 — protein: MFLCFHSQNSKDLISRNTMKIELLWVVLFTILTIGEGRRSTSNACDSNDLKGLTIFKSRIHVDTSGRLDSWSNETSCCKWKGISCDNRTGRVTEINLPGLITTEDAPIQAEMKGLLSPSITLLSSLEVIDLGELAGLSGTIPTSIGFHLPNLRKLVLYGNRVCGSIPESIGKLSNLEELVLHENRFSGSLPPSLGNLKNLNRLLVQSNQFVGSIPDSFSNLTNLVHLDLSSNSLTGHLPQRIGQLQVLKELDLSSNLLVGEIPPSMANLTAISVISLDTNHLEGPIPFPSSFAQMYSLKILRLQSNHLTGKIPSTFGELVSLQRLSLADNKLEGAIPSSLGNLSALSELYLSGNRFSGQIPKSIGQLSQLILLNVSHNLIQGPLPSEMSSLRNIDTLDLSFNRLSLSSIPKCVAELPTISRIYMAGCGIQGEVPEFLHKTPIQEVDLSDNNLTGSIPTWLGNLSRLYILNLSKNSLVSKIPDSITNLDQLVVIDLHANKLAGSISQVFQIKQTFPFESSLTYVDLSDNSFSSGIEQIGVRPQHGIKFLNLSSNMLQGKLPTSIQRLESLESMDLSTNKLGFNLPEGLGNLSKLETLNLQKNRFNGSIPNGFLKLRKLKKLGLSDNLLVGKIPGGKLSDFPKSSYSKNKGLCGKPLKPCNKHT